The sequence below is a genomic window from Paramisgurnus dabryanus chromosome 4, PD_genome_1.1, whole genome shotgun sequence.
GTGAACCAAAATCACACCAGAGCATATATAAACAGTGGACCAATCAGAacgataaaaaaacaaaaatcaatcATAAAATCAAACATAGGACAATAGGAACATAACACATGAAAAGTAAACACAAGAGACAAACGTGACAATTTtttacttcaaaataaaagacatgacaGGACCAACAAGACAAAACCCTTAAAGATCCTGCTGGGAAAAGGTCAATGACCACCATCAGTGGATCTCAGAGATCTGCAGCTGTATCACTCACCGTAACAATAACAGATGATCAGTTTACTATTGATTCATTCTGTGTGTTAATTCATAATTATGTTGTTTCAGGGGTTCAGGCTTCTACTCTTAATTCACTAGTTGTGGCAGGATACAGGGCTTTGATCTTCGCCATCATCATCACTATCATCTTCTTCATTCTCTACtacatcattttgtttattatgtcagttcaagtgttttttttatggATTTAGTTTATCACATGCTCTGTTTTTAATGTGATCAATTCACAGCAAAAATATTCAGTAATGGTTCAAAATGATGTTTGGCCTTTTTGTCAGATTTATTAATAGCTCAGTGTTAGAACTCAAgttatttaaacattaaaatgtttttgtttttgttttagggAGCTCAAGCAGAAGCAGGTGAGCAAACACAAACCTTCATCTATACCTGCAGTAGATTTCTATTCTGCTTCATCTATAGTGAATCCTTCAGTGCTGATGTTACATTCAACTATAAATCAAATATTGTTtctgaataataataaaaatctttctgtaTAGACGGCTGACTCGAGTGATGATACATACACAGCTCTGAATCCTGAGTCCAGAACATCTGATGACATTTACAACACAATCAGAGTAAATCTCTCAAACATTTCAACACTTAAATTCACTTGATCCAAATAAACACAAGGTCTATTGTTCATCTTTCTTTTACAGTCTGATCAGTGCAGGGCTGCTGATGGCgtctacacagcaaaatccccagagttaaatcaACTCTGCTGGTTGTACatattgtcccaatcttacagagAGTTAAAAAGTAACTCTGAAGCAGagttaaaagctgcaatctgtaactttatcctctctatcaccatctctgtttgaaacctaaaattgcattttacatctaacttgtagagtcattttcttaacttaggtttagatgttggctgtttcatttaaagtcaccattattgtgatcagtggttgttttagttggacttgacTCTTAGTTGCTAACTTTTTCAACTGTTAAAACtatgtttgtttaaaacatgttGTGTTATAGCAAGGAAAATACAACAGCACAATTTTATAGTGGTGTTAGTACATAAAGTCTAAACATCATCAGCATCTAGAAAGCTTATGTGCAGGTGTAGTGTTTGCACACTTATTAGAAGTATCCTTTTCCATTAATTGTGTGAGACTCTAGTATAATACAGCACCCTCATAGCAGTTTGTCATGCTAAATGATTTTGAAACACTGATACTTAAAATTTGGCTACAGTGTAgcgtacacacacaaacatcaagaatcagagtataaatcacaatgatggtgaaaataaaatgaaaagcttcatgctgcaatgcatgctgggtatcaacaaattacaaagcTTATCCAaaactcccagaatgcactgtggcaggaataaataatgaacattgttaccattttctttgtcacccttgttgagattcatactcagattcttgatgtttgtgtgtctacatTGTGCTGCAGTTAATTTTTAAGTCCCTCAAAATCGTTCAGAATGACAAACTGCCATGAGAGTGCTAGATATTATACTACAGTCTCACATGATTAATGGAAAAGGATACTTATGATAAGAGTGTAAATACTACACCTGCACAAAAGTTTTCTAGATGCTGACAATATTTTGAATTTATGTACTAAAAAAATCACTATGGATTTGcagtattgttttttctttgctATAACACAACATGGCTTAACCATATAAAATTAAAGCAGTTGGAAAAAACTAGCAACTAAGAGTCTAGTCCTACTAAAACATCCACTGAGTACAATAATGGTGAGTTTAAATGAAACAGCaaacatctaaacctaagttaagaaaataactacaagtatgcaattttaggtttcaaacagagatggtgatagagaggataaagttacagattgcagcttttaactCAAATTCAGAATTACTTTTTAACTctctgtaagattgggacaatatGTACAACCAGCAGAGTTGATTCaactctggggattttgctgtgtaagaaaatacaatatttatctattatttacatatcaagcaaaaacagttgttttaaacattgtgaaTGTAACATTCCTATAATTAAACAACCCAGAAAcgtatttaataattaatattacaTGAGAAATTCGTATTTATTTGagcacaaataataaaaaacaactgcaattcaataaaataaatgtgacattTTGAAGTTgaaagacaaaatagtatttgttagtaaaaaaatacttaGATAATGCTAACTTAATTtacaaatgtacaaaacaaattacagggTAGAATTAATGCTATATtcaactacactgtaaaaaatgtggaGAAGAATTTACTAGGAAAAAGggattacattttaaagcattgtcAAGTAAAGGCTAAACAcaattttaaacagttttaactAGAACTTTCCAAGTAACATATCTGGGAtgcaaacatcaagaatcagagtatgaattgTCATGAATTTTCACTATGGAATAATGGATGCAATAGAgagaaatgtaaaataatttgttttattaaagaatTGTATATCTAGACAGCATAAACACAATACTGGCTCAGCCTGATGATCATCAAAAAGATGATGATAATTGAACTTGATGTTTGCATCCCAGATATGTTACTTGGAAAGTTTTagttaaaactgtttaaaattgTGTTTAGCCTTTACTTgacaatgctttaaaatgtaatccCTTTTTCCAAGTAAATTCTTCtccacattttttacagtgtagttgaATGTAGCATTAATTCTACCCTGTAATTTGCACatatttcctttttttaaacacCTTTTGTTTTCCATCAGCTACTaattctgtgtccatcactttTACTAACTTGAGCTGACCAAATGTCTGGTTTTTAGTTTTCAACCATTTAGTTTCCACCAATCAACAATTAGGTTTGCTTCTATTCTATTTTCTATTCAGGTGACAGAAGACACATTAATATTCTACTTTAAGAAATGAAAACACTCAGTATATGAAACcatataataattaaataaatacagaataTAAATGCAATATGAATCTCCCAAATTCTCTTACAGAATCTCAACAgtggtgacaaagaaaattaTTTATCCATGCCGCAGCGCATGCTGGGAGTCCTGGATGAGatttattatttgttaataccctgcatgcattgcagcattaagtttttaatttaattgtcaccatggttgagattcatactctgattcttgatgtttgtgtaaaacattcctttttaaaaattcacaaatgcaAACTGCTTCAAGAGTGGTGGATTTCATTATGCCATGAAAGAAACTTTTGATATGTGAGTAAATAATTGAATTAGATGATGGTCACCACAGAATTGGACTATTAACTTTACATTAACAGGACAAGTTCAAAACttgaattacattttgtttCTGAATAATGATAAAATCTTTCTCTATAGACGGCTGACTCGAGTGATGATACATACAcagtagaggtcttcacgggtccacttagatccgacaACCCGAGGTCCGAACCGAGacccgatcgggttcgggtctaaaagtttcacatgtgcctcggacacgggtcgggtacaataatagcggcatcgggtctcgggtaatttaaaaatgaatgtgttttttctgaacggacccgagaagacccgaactctcttgcctgtgtgcgtcaatgtccttttcaaacctctcatctttttgccaagagcgcttgcgacattgtgtggttgtcggaaggttcattttcgttgagacaaacatgtcagtcaattataaatgtacattttagcggttacgttggtgtcatcatcagataacaaagtaaaacgaatggagcagctcgccaaattggttgcaaggccaccagagtttctttctgtctgactgctgcgcgtgggtctgcagaatgcacacacgtcagtgccgtttacattcggttccagtcgggttaaaaaaaatgttcactagttcgggtcggactcgggtctaattttctcgagtttgtctcgggtcgggtctttctttaatttttttttatttatgcacgtcgggtgcgggtatgaagtgattcgggttatttcgggtcgggtacatttctttggacccgagaagacctctaatACACAGCTCTGAATCCTGAGTCCAGAACATCTGATGACATTTACAACACAATCAGAGTAAATCTCTCAAACATTTCAACACTTAAATTCACTTGATCCAAATGAACACAAGATCTATTGTTCATCTTTCTTTTACAGTCTGATCAGTGCAGGGCTGCTGATGGCGTCTACACGACTCTTGAGCTTCAGTCCAGATCTTCTGAATATGACACACTTAcagtaaacaaacattaaaCTCTCTCTTACTCTGACAGACGGCACTTTGAACCGATGTAATGTGATTTGTTGTTAAGATTTACACAGATTTACACATAGTTAAAACTTTAAGTACATTACAATATATTTTCTATCATCATAATGACAAAATTTCTGTGTTATATCATCTGTATCCCCGAAGAGACTTCTCATTCTCTGAAGTTCACACAGATGCTGATAGTCATTAAAGATGATTGACTGAGATGATTGTTCAGCATATTGAGAGTCTGTCACACTTCAGTACAGTTAAGGTTAAAAGtgatcttctgattggtcagtttgagTCACATGATCAATGATTATTCATATAtcttatttgtaaaaatttaattCAGCATGTTAAAGCagtgttaataaatgttaataaacaCTTTTTATCTTTCTAACTGTGTGTTGTTCTGATGATTCTGGAAAAGTAAATTCTTCAATGATTGTAATGTGAGAGTTTAGTAAGAGGACTAAAGTGTTGATGGTGTCTTTGTGTTGAGTATAGATGGATGTTATAATCTCTTTTATCCACTAGAGGACTGATGATTGTGTTACTAAACAGATTCATGTCTATGTGAAACAGAGCAGTCAATATGAATTAATATAAGGAGTAAAACGTGAAAATAATAAGAGGAAACTGAACAGGCTTCTCTGTACATGCAGTGTGAGATGAGCACTAAGACTGAAACAACATCAATTAAAGATCAATGCTAGCACATCAATGCATCTCTTAGACATCTagtaaaactctttattttaaaagtacatCACAGCTgaagtgtaaaaatattcatATTATGCTTCTGTATATTCTGATGTTGCTATCTTAGACAGGGCCAGAGTCTAAATGAGGAAGTGATGTAAGCGTCTATAAACCGATCCTTTTCTGACAGCTCCTGATCTTCTCAATATTTTGTGACATATTCTCATATAAAGCTGTGACCTGTGAACTCTACTGATGATGATGTTTGTTGTTATGTGATTTAAAATATGAAGACATTAAAGGATTCATTATCTTTGTTTCTTGAGTCTCCTTCATGTGTGTTTAAATGCAGGGCCCAAATTTTCAGGAAGAGGAAGACAAAAATATTCACAGTATTTTTAGTTTCATAATAAAGTGTGAAAACCATCAACAGTCCATCGGTTAACAACGTCTGTCCATTTTGTTCATTTCTTATTCATGCATTGACACAGACGCTCATTACAGCACGGTAAGACGatttttactttgttttaaGAGTAAATCAATCTGAGAAGAGAAAGAGTgaagatttataaaagaaagaaaagattTTAACTTCATAAACTCAACAAATGTTTTTGTGATTATTACTGTAGTTGTTGAAACTCTAAGATGAAAAACATCTTGAATACACATCAGCCTGTGAATGAGCAGTAAATTATACTGAAACTATAATCTTCTctcattaaataaaatgatgAAGAAATGAATGTTAGTGATGATGTCATGATGTGTATATGTTGATCTCATGACTGTAAGTGTATGTTTTATGATTGTAGAGGTTTGATATGGAGATGTGTTTCAGAATATCTCTGATGTTTCTGCTCATGACTGCTGGTAAGTGCAGATCACACTTCACTCTTCACAGACTCACTTTATACACTTCTTCTCTTCATTTCTTACATGATCAaagtggtttcccagacagggattatcttaaaccaggaataTGCCTTAGTTTTATcaggaaatataactatttttaacaaaaatgccttattaaaaacattacttgtgtgcattttgaggcaaaacaaagggcactgatgtatttaatgatatgtcagtgcaaagtgTATTGAGTTTGGACAgcacttacatttattttagtgtaggaatagtctaatccctgtctggaaaaTCGCCCCATTAGGGTTAGAAATAAGCATAAGGATTTGCTAGGAATTGTTtatgcattatttattttttctatttttccaGTTGTTTCCTTATTGTTGTGTTTCAGATGTTGATGGTCAGCAGGTTTGGGGAGTGAATTACAGCCCTTCATATGTTTGTGCATTAAGAGGATCAACAGTGAAAATAACCTGTACTTTAAAATATCCATCTGGCCATGTGGTGAATAAAGCCTTCTGGACAAAAGTAGCATATACAGGTACACCTTATGCAGAACCACCTGAGCTGTGTTTGGACCCAGAAAACAGAAGAGGAGTTCAGTGTCACGTTCAAGACACTCACAGCATCACTTTGACAGATGTGACAGAAGCTGATAAACACATCTACTACTGCAGATTTACAACAGATAAAGGTGGTAAATATACAGGAGTTCCTGGAGTTCAGCTTGTTGTCACAGGTAAAGAAATAAACCTGAATCATATAAACACACAGAGGACATGAGAGATTATATAACTTTAGTCTGATATAAACTCATTAAGTTAAGGTTGTGATGATTTTGATATTCTTCATTCTGTAATGACATTGTTTAGATGATTTCAGTACAATGATGGACTAACAGAgagtttgttgttgttgtgctgTCAGACCTGCAGGTGGAGACAAATCATCAGAGAGTGAAAGAGGGAGATTCAGTGACTCTTACATGTAAAACCACCTGCAGTCTGACTGAAGAAACAACATTCATCTGGTACAGAAACACACAGAGATTCACTAAAGGAAGAATTAAATTGAATCAACTTCACCTGCAGTCAGTCAGTCGTGATGATTCAGGAGTTTATAGATGTGCTGCTGCTGTAAGAGGATCTGAACGTCTCTCATCTcctgatttttattttaatgttgaGTGTAAGTACTCACTGATTCATtaacatacacaaacaaataTGAAACATATTTACATTCATCTGAATTCAGTGTAGTTTATACAGTCATGGTCAGTTTACTAAGTGTATGACATTCTTTAGACATTTATCATTAATACTACTGTAGTGATGTGTAAAATGATTGTGTTTGCTTTGTTTGGTTTTCATCTTGTTCAGTAAATATTAGACTCAACTTTGCAACAGTCCAGGTgtagttttttatatataaacattattgATCTCAATtataaaaaatctattttctttGGATTTCTGTTTACGCATTTGTTTCATTTGTGGGATATCATGGGtgaataaaataacattaaatgaCTTTTACATTTAGATCCTCCTGAGAAAACTTTAGTGTCCATCAGTGGATCTGGTGAAATAATGGAGGGTGATTCAGTGACTCTGACCTGCAGCAGTAAATCAAATCCACCTGTTCAGATCtacagctggtttaaggtgaATGAAACATCATCTGTTGGATCTGGACAGACGTACAGCATCACTAACATTAACTCCAGTCACAGTGGATGGTTTTACTGTGAGGCTCAGAGTAAATATGGATCTCAGAGATCTGCTGCTGTATTAGTCATTGTTAAAGGTATTTACATTACAGATATGACTGCTGTACTTCTTCTCTTACTGTATAAAGTCATCTTCATATTTATGTTGTTTCAGGGGTTCAGGGTTCTGCTCTGTACACAGTTATTGGGATTGTGGCAGGATGTGGTGGTCTGttcttcatcatcatcttcatcatcctGTTTATACGGTGAGTGATAATATAATATGctataataaaaacaatgattttaataaatatagcaATCATCATGGTTTATATGTACAGAATATAAATTAAACTACTCACATATAGAGCTGTTCCTCAATGTTATAGGTCTGCTCAAATTTGTAGTGAATTTGTTGTGAATACCGTTTTTTTACAATAATAaacaagtttgtttttttatcagGAAGAAGAGAAGAGCAGGTGGATCTGAAGCTTACAGGCAAAATCAGGTAATTCAACAAATACACACCAGAGTTacagtgtgtttgtttgtttaaagggGTCGTATGatgattttaaaaacattatttgtgtatttgttataaAAGTTTTAACATGGTTTaagataaaaaacacattagtATTCACATAACATATATTATTGCAGCTCCTTTTTGCTCTTTCTAAGATGTAtcgaattttacaaaatgcattATTCAGATGTCCACAGTgttttctgattggccagctgaCCCAGTGTTTACCCGTCCAGTCAAAAACTGCACTGCAAACATCAATAACAGACTTAAAGGGTACCTTGACTATGAAAACAGGACATTGCATTATATGATCCCTTTAAATCTGTCAATCACAACACATTCTGCTTACCTCAATCCTGTAAcaatatatctttttttgtgatttatccATCAGGATGTTAGGAGATCTAATCGTTTTAATCTCATTAATTTTACAATAATGGTTGACTGACTGCATGTTTTCTTTCACTTATATAATGTGATTGTTTTATTGCAGGACAATGACTTTAACGTATCAGCAGGAGCAACTTCAGCCAACGATGTTCCACTTTACTCACGAATATCAACCAAACAGAATGGGGCGTCAGAGACCACTGATGCTGCTGAGGTTCAATATTCCAGTGTTCAACACTTCAGAAAGAAAAAGATGAATGACTCTGGAGAGAAGGACTGTCAGTATATGAACTTTGAAAAGCATCATACATCTGATCCTCACGGGTGAGAAACATTCACTGATCTCTTAATCAAAGCTGTTGTGTAttaaacatttgaatgaaaGATGTCACCTTCAGATAAACAGATCTTAAATGGCTCACTGAAGGGTTTTTCACTACTTTCCCCCAGGTTGACTGATGTGATCTACAGTTCAGCCAGATGATGTCAGATCTCTGAGGTCTGTGTGTCTAAGAAATAACCTCACTAATATGAGTGTTTCAGCTGTGCGTTTTCTTTATCTGGCCAGAGGAGGGCGATACCACACCTTTAAAGCTTTTTGACAAGAttgtgcacaaaaaaaaacttgtaaaaacTAAGCTAACCTTGACTGTGTTTCAGATCATAGTGATCATCTTCTGTCTGATTTCTTTTCACCATGGAGACACTGAAGCTTTAATGCATAACAAGCTACTGTTTATTAATCTAAGCGCAGTCTTTAGCATGTCATTTCATTGACCGAAATTAACagaatgtatacatattattaGGCAACCCCATGATTCATCTGAAATCTGTAGATATTTGATTATAATATTAAGGTTAATAACAATGAAATATTTTTGCATCTATAACAAGCAAAAAGAAATGTAAGCATTGAATAGAGTCAAGATGTTTTACATGCATCAAGAGAATTGTCAAAAGTGAGATTTTGGGTTTATGTGTTTTAAACCTCAAGAGAAACAAAAATATCTGGTATCACTTAACAATTTAGTTCCCATAAAGTGATCTCTTCAGAGAAAGACAAAATATAAACTTTTGCATTGTAAAAAGTATTGGGGAAACTTTGAAGCTATATACTCAGTAGTCCTTTTAGTTTTAATGCTTGTGTAAACAGATGTCTGTATTTGGCCAATCATTtgacatactgtactgtattctCGTTTTCtctgtattgttttatttgattattatTTTAAGAGAACGTTCAATGTattcaaataaaacaacaagAGCATAATGGCATTATCTGTCATGTTTTCACAGATAAATTAATGGCTACAGTCCTTTCATGGTGTATTACAAAAGGTCCTAACTTTATAATCtcatatcataaacattaaaagTGGCACATATTAAAACGGCCACCCTTCACTTTCCTacaaagttggttcaacttaaaattgtaaTTTATTGGGTTCCCTTAATATTTTGACTtaacttattttgaaaatattagtGGACATaacaatttttactttttttaggtAACCAGGtaactttttaaattaaagcaataaatcagtttgaataaaagtgtctgatGTAATGAATGTAAGTGCTGATGATTGTGATTTAGGATTTCATAACTACAGATAAAATAACTTTTTGTGAGATAATCCTAAATCAGGAGATTTGCTATTGTTGCTTTGATTCTGTGCACACGTGCATTATACAGATGTCTTTGGCCATTTAATCCTTTTGCTATAGTCAGCTTCTCACTCTGTCAGTATtgcttttttaagaaaacagtTGAAGAGCATCCACATTCTGTTGTATGCACAATGCAAAAGCACATCCTGTTTAAACGCCCCATAAACAAACACTTGACCATCATTGTTTTAGTGGTGGTGAATAAATTACACACTTCACATTACACTTCACACAACACTGTTTACTTATGTCAGATATGTTCAAGTGTCTTTAATGCAACACTCTTCACACAAAAACATATTCTTATTTCGATTATAAACTCAAAAATGTTTTGATGCTTTTAGCAAAATGTAGCCTAAACTTGTCATACTTGTCATAATGAAGTTCATTTGCTGCTGCTTCTTTATGATGTCAATTACAGTCATAATATAATAAGATCATTTGCAAAAACGCATTGAGAACTGCAAAACATTTATTGCTGtctcagaaaaaaaacatcaatgtGATGTGTCTAAAAGTGCCCTGGGTATGGTAAAAATCATTATTAATACAGTATCATGTTACTGTTCTCTGTCTTTTAATGAAAACACATGTTTGCATGCCTGTTCATCATTGTAAGCATATTAAAATAAGACAATTATCACTCAAGAATGCCATTTGATGTTCCAcacatgcactgcaaaaaatgacttagtattttgtcttgttttcagtaaaaatatcttaaaattcttaaattaagatgtatttttgatgagcaaaatgacctaggaaaataagtctaataaat
It includes:
- the LOC135760444 gene encoding uncharacterized protein gives rise to the protein MEGDSVTLTCSSKSNPPVQIYSWFKVNETSSVGSGQTYSITNINSSHSGWFYCEAQSKYGSQRSAAVLVIVKGVQGSALYTVIGIVAGCGGLFFIIIFIILFIRKKRRAGGSEAYRQNQDNDFNVSAGATSANDVPLYSRISTKQNGASETTDAAEVQYSSVQHFRKKKMNDSGEKDCQYMNFEKHHTSDPHGLTDVIYSSAR
- the LOC135760426 gene encoding cell surface glycoprotein MUC18-like, encoding MEMCFRISLMFLLMTADVDGQQVWGVNYSPSYVCALRGSTVKITCTLKYPSGHVVNKAFWTKVAYTGTPYAEPPELCLDPENRRGVQCHVQDTHSITLTDVTEADKHIYYCRFTTDKGGKYTGVPGVQLVVTDLQVETNHQRVKEGDSVTLTCKTTCSLTEETTFIWYRNTQRFTKGRIKLNQLHLQSVSRDDSGVYRCAAAVRGSERLSSPDFYFNVECKYSLIH